The Natrinema amylolyticum genome includes the window GGCCGCCCTCACTTCGTTCGGACGGCCGACAGCGCGCGCCACCGCGGGTTGAATGATTGATTTGGATAATATCGGTTATCTTTGCTGGACGGATGATAAGCGGATAAGACAGGCTTGTAAACCGCTCGCTGAGATTCAGAAACGAAAACGTTCCAAGCAGTATGACACGAACCGTTCGGAGAGAACGCCGACGTCGAGGTTACGGCCAGTCGTCGCGGACCTGTTCCGCCTCGTCGTCTTCGTCGTCGGCATGCGTTGCCGGCACCCAGTCCGCCGCCTCGGCGGCGTCGTGGACGTCGAGGTACTCCCAACCGACCTCGTCGGCCAGTTGCTCGTCCTCGTCGTTCGCGCCGACGTAGACGTAGCGGTCGGTGTCGAACTGGTCTTTGACGCCCTCGAGGCTCTCCGCTTTCCCGCGGGGGCCGGAGAAGAAGTCCTGTCGAATGCGGTTCTTCCGGGTGAAGTTCGTCACGACGTAGGTCGGTTTCTCGGAGACGACGCCGATGTACTCGGTCCACCCTCTGGCGTCTTCGAACACGCGCTCGGGCGAGGCGAGCTCCTTGAGCGCCTCGAGTTCGAACGCCAGTGTCATGTCGCTGTCGCCGTTCATGCGTCATCGAAGGCGCGCACGCGGGAAAACGACTTCGATACCACCCACCGAATCGGTATCGCCCACTGGACGAGGGCCCGACTCGCGACGCCGGCGCGGCTCAGACGCGTTCGACGCGGTAGTAGTCCGTAAAGACGATGATCTCGCCCGGCTCGAGATCGGTCTCCGCAGTCGACACGGGTCGGTCCTCCGAAACGGCCCGATAGACGGCCGCCAGCGTCTTCGTATCGAGTTGGTCGACGTGACGAATCGTCGCGTTCGCCGCAACTGACTCGACGCGCTCGAGTCGGACGTCGACGTGGTCGAGACGGATCGATCGACGGCGGAAGTCACTGGCTGCCATGTTCATTGTTACCAAATACCTTGGATTGACTTAATAGTTCCGGCTCGAGAACGGTCGACGGAGCAGGTAAGAGAGCGATCGCCGTTCGGACGCGGATCGAAACGAGCGACGGCGAAACGGCACGGTCCGTGCCTCGAGAGCGGCCGGAAAATGGACTGCGTCGAACGGATCGGGTCGGATTACTGTTCCTGGGGCGCAGCGAGTTCGTCCAGATCGACGGACTGCTCTAGGAGCACGTCGGCCTGATCGGCGACGACGCGCTGTTCGCGCATGAGCTGTTTGAACTTGCTCTGGGGCGAGAGATCGCCGATGAGGACGCCGCCGACGATCCGGCCGTCCTTGAAGGCGACGCGTCGCCATTCGGTGTCGCTGTAGCGCCGTTCGGCGTGTTCGTCGCCCAGCGTCGGGTGCCCGAAGGAGAGGAACGGGAAGTCGAAGTGGGTGATGGAGTACGAGGAGACCCACTGGAATCCCTCTTCCTCGGCGTCAGCGGCCATGTTGACCGCGGCGACGCGACCCTGTTCCTTGGCCGAGCCCCACGAGCCGTTCTGGCCCTGCTCGCCGAGCAAGACGTCGTGGAATCGGGTGAGGTCGCCGGCGGCGTAGACGTCGTCGACGTTCGTCTGCATGTACTCGTCGACGATGATCCCGTTGTCCCGTTCGATCCCGGACCCGCGGAGGAACTCGGTGTTGAAGTTCAGCCCGATAGCGGCCCCGACGAAGTCACACTCGTAGCGGTCGCCGTTGGGATCGACTGCGGCAGTGACGCGACCGTCGTCGTCGGTTTCGAAGCGATCGACGCCGCTGTCGAAGACCGGTTCGACGCCGACTTCTCGCATGCCTTCGTGCATGATCTCCGCGCCGTCGGCAGAGAGCGCGTAGCGCCACCAGCGGTCGCCGCGCATCAGGTAGTCGGCCTCGATACCCTGTGCGCCACAGACCGCGGCGAAGTCGATACCGAGCAAGCCGGCACCGACGATGACGCCCTTGTCGGCGTTTTCGGCGTGTTCGCGGATGCCGCGGGCGTCCTCGAAGGTCCAGAAGTGATGGATCCCGTCGGCGTCGCTGTTCTCGACGGGCAACTGTGTCGGCGTTCCACCGGTCGCCACGAGCAGTTTGTCGTAGGGAATGTCACCGCTATCGTGGGTGTAAACGACATTCGCGTCGGTGTCGACGCTCGTGACGTGGGTGTTCAACGAGAGCTCGATGTCGCGTTCCGCGTACCAGTCCTCGTCGTGGATCGAAATGGGGGCTTCGGGGAGCTTGCCTTTCGCGTGTTCCTTGATGAGAATCCGGTTATACAGTGGCTCCCCCTCATCGGTGATGACGGTAATCTTCGCGTCCGGGTCTTCCTCCCGGAGGGTCTCGGCGGCCGAACTACCCGAGATCCCGTCACCGATGATCACGTACTGAGTCATATCCGGAACGTTTGTAATGCGGGTTAAAGTGGGTTGCTATCTCGTCTATTTTGCCGGACGTGGACGTATGGCACTACGATCGTAAACTGACGGCCGAATATATTCACCAGAATATATCCAATTCAGCTATTTCGGCACCAATTCTCGAGAGAGCAAGGTTTGCTGCCATCTCTGACGAGCGCTCGCCCCGTCATCTGCGGTCGCCCTACTCGAACGGAGCGGTGACGGAAACCGAGATGGAGCGGTCGGTCGCCGGGGCCTAACAGTGTTGTCCGAACGGCTCTTTAGGGCCCCTTCCTAAGACGAGACCATGAAACTCCGTCAGAACGCGAAACACTTCGCCTATCGGAAGTCCCTCGAGACACCGGGGATTCGATCGGTCGCCAAGTCGGGGCTCGTCAGGCTGCACACCAAGATCTTCACCGGCAAGGCCGACCCGGCCCACGCCGAGGAGCGGAAGGACCACCTCGACGCCCTCTTCGACGCGACGATGGACGCCTACCTGCGCGCGCTCCAGGAGGGCTACTCCGAGGCCGAAGCCCGAGAGATCACGCACATTCAGGCCAACTTCGACTTCTACAACCACGGCTGGACCGAGATGATGGAGTTCCCCGCTGACGAACTCGAGGCCCATTATGATCGCTACGGTGAGTTCTTCGGACGCTGGGACGTGACGATCGACGAGCCGCTGGGTCAGTTCGAACCGCCGGAGGGGCTCCCCGAGGCTCCGTCGACGCCCGAGCGGCTCGAGGACCCCGAACACCCCCACGCCGAAGGCGGATTCGCGGACGACGTCTACGTCGAAACCGACGACGGCGAACTGGTCGTCGGCGGTCGCGACTCGGCGAACGCCGATTCGTGAGGTCGTCGGCGATCGACGGAGTCTGAGGACGGCTGAGGAACGAACCGGCCGACGTTTCGAAGGCCGTCAGCGTCGCGGACGAGCGCGACCGTCGGACGGACGCCAGCCTGACGAGGGTCGGTTCGACTCTTCGCGTCTTGAGGACGGGTACCGCCGGTTCCCAAGCGGCTAAGTGCGCGGAGGGTCCGCGTTCGGGTAACGCAATGGGGCTGAACGCGAACGATCGCTCGATCGCGGGGTTTACCATGGCGGGCCACGCGCTCGTCCACTGGTTCGAAACCTCGATCCCGATCTTTCTGGTCGTCTGGCTGACCGAGTTCGACGTGGGCGTCTCGCTGTTCGGGATCGTGGTCGCGCTCGGCTACGCCCCCTTCGGACTGGGGGCGCTCCCGGGCGGCATTCTCGCTGATCGGTACGGCACCAAGCGGCTCGTGGTGGGCTGTCTCGTCGGCATGTCGCTGTCCTTTCTCGTCCTCTCGCTCGCGACCTCCATCTATACCATCGCCCTCGGCCTGATCCTGTGGGGCGTCGCCGCCAGCGTCTACCACCCCGCCGGTCTCGCGCTCATCAGCACCGGCGTCGAGGAACGCGGCACCGTCTTCGCCTGGCACGGCATCGCCGGCAACGCCGGCATCGCGCTCGGTCCCTTCGTCGCCGCGACGCTCCTGATCTTCCTCGAGTGGTCGCTCGTCGCGGCGCTGCTCGCCGTTCCGGGCGTCCTCGCCGTGCTCTACGGGCTCAGTGCGGAGTTCGATCCGACCGCGGCGGTCGCGGCGGACGCCGACGCCGGTCCCGACGAGGCGCTATCGGCGTCGGGACTGCTCGGGGACTCGCGGACGCTGTTCGCGAGCGCGTTCGCCGTCGTTTTCATCCTCGTCACCTTCGAGGGGCTCTACTACCGGGGCACGCTGACCTACCTCCCCGAGATCCTCCACGGACTGCCGGCGACGGACGGCCTGGCACTGCCGGCCAGCCTCGAGGGGATCGAGCCGGCCGACTACATTTACGTCGGCCTGTTGGTCGTCGGGATGGCGGGTCAGTACGCCGGCGGAAAGCTGACCGGGCGGGTCTCGCCGGCCCGCGGACTCGGGGCGATCTTCGCCGTTCTGGCCGTCCTCGCGCTCGCGTTCGTTCCGGTGACGGCGACGGGAGCGGGACTGGCACCGCTCGTCGCGCTCTGTGCCGCCCTCGGCTTTTTCCTCTTCGCTATCCAGCCGTTCTACCAGAACGCCGTCGCGATCTACACGCCGCCGGACGTCCGCGGTCTCTCCTACGGCTATACCTATCTCGCGGAGTTCGGGATCGGGTCGGTGAGCATCGCGCTCGGCGGGTTCGTCCTCGGCGAACTCTCTCGGACGGCGTTTTTCGCGATGATCGCCGGGTTCGCGGCCGTCGGGGGCCTGCTCGCGGGCGCGTTGCTGGTCGGCGGCGATCGGTTCACCGGGACCGACGACGCGCTCGAGGCGAACGCGGACGACTGAGGCGTCGATCCGCGGACGATCGAGCGCTCGCAGCGGCGACCCGCTCCTCTCCGGCGACGATGCCACCCCGCTGGGACCATCGCTCGCCTACTGGAGTTCCCGTACGGGGTCGGATGTAGCGTGCCGGTCGCGATCGGCGGCTCGTGACCACCGTATCCTGACCGCTGTCCGACGAGAGATGTTCGACAGAAGAGTCCCTCAACTGAACCGAGTCGTCTGCGGGTTGCGTCGGGCGAATTCGATCGGCATCAGTCTGCGAGACGCGCGGCGTTCTCCTACTCGTCGCCGTAATTGCCGAGGGAACACTCCGCTGCCGGACCGCTGTCGCAGTCGTAGCTCACCTGATCGCTGGAGACGAGCTCTTCGATTTCGTAGAAGACGCCCTCTCGTTGCTCCGACTCCGGCAGTCCCTCGACGACGGGGACCGGGCGCTGGGCCTGGTGGTCGCAGGCGCGCATCGTCTCCTGTCCCATTCCGATATCGTACTCGTGGTCCTCGAGTTCGCGGATGACGTGTGGCGGATAGAACGTCCCCGCGCGTTCGGCGGCAGCGGCGTACTGGAGCGTTTGCGCGTACGCGAGATGTGCCGTACCGGACGGAAGACGCCCGTTGTACTCGGTCTGGAACGCCTCCGTGAACGAGTTCGACAGGTCGCTTTCGATCTGTGCGTCCCACGCGACCGTTCCGTAAACTCCGTCGATCGCGCTGCCGGCGGCCTGGGCCATCGGTCGGTTGTAGAGGGGAACGACGAGTTCGGCCTCCTCGTCTATCCCCATCTCGACCGCCTGTGTGAGAGAGTTCGCGCCGTCGAGTCCGTAATGGTTCAGGAAGATGACGTCCGCTCCGGAATCGAGCGCGTCCTCGAGATACGAGGAGTAATCCTTCGTTCCGAGCGGCGTCGGAACGCTATCGATCTGTGACCAGCCCTCGTCCTCGAAGGCCGACTTCATCGAGGCCTGCTGGGTCTGTCCCCAGGAGTAGTCCGCATACAGTTGATAGAAGGAAAGGTCGCTGCCGTAGTCGTCCGTAACGATCGGTGCGAGCGCCTGTCCCGACATGTAGGCGTTGAACACTTCGCGGAAGCCGTAGCGGACGCAGTCCTTGCCGGTCGTATCGTTGGAGTGGGTGAGTGCGCACATATAGAGCACCTTCTCCTCCTGTGCGACCTGCTGCTGTGAGATCGCGGTCGCGCTCGAGGAACCACCGCTGAACATGATGACCTCTTCCTGATTGATCAGACGGCGAGCGGACTTCGCGGCAGCGGACTCGTTCGTCTCCGTATTGCCGATTGCGTAGCCGACCTCCTTGCCGAGCAGTCCGTCGCCCGAGAGGTCGTCGAAGCCGTCGACCCAGCCGCCGCCCTCGTTGAGGTGTTTCACCGCGAGTTTGTAGGCGCGCAGTTCGTCTTCCCCCTCCGAAGAGTATGCTCCCGACCGCGGCACGTTGAATCCGAACTTAACGATATCGCCAGTAACAGGGTACGTACCGAGAGCGGGATATTCGCTTTCGATCTCGCTCGCGGTCTCGGAGTTAAATCGATCGAGACAGCCGGCCAATCCGACACCGCCGATACCAACACCCGCCTTGAGCAGCGTTCGTCGACTCGGCACGGTGTTTTGCGAACTCGGGACGTTTCTCTGAGGCACAGTCGTCGTTGTTTGACAAATTATATAACAGTTTTGGCCATTTCAATAAGTAACTGTGTATCTAATTATTACTGAATGACAAATATCTAAATTTCAAACAATACGGAAGATTGGAAGCAGAGGGCGAGAAGTAATCAATGTATCGGATTTAGCGAGTGTCTTCGTGGCCGGACGTTTTATATAGAAACAATCTATTTACAGACTATGTTTCGGCCGATACGGAAATTAGTCCCGAATTTTATTCGAAAGAGGTATGCGCTAAAATTCGCCATAGCGCTCCTCGCGATCGGATTGATCGTCGGTGGAATCGGTACGTTCGCAACCGGAGAGATCACGGCACAGACCGAAAACAGCGTCAATTCGGAGTATGAATCGCTCGCTTCGTCCGAAGCGAAAACGATCTCGCGGTGGCAGGAGCGCAACGAAATGGCCACGCGCAGTACATCGACGTCCGAGGTGTTACGCAGCGATGATAGTTCGGAAGTGACATTATTCCTACAAAACAAACAATCCGAACTGTTCGGCGACGTCCACGCAACCCACGTGATCGATCACGACACCGAGAACAAACGGGTCGTCGGCAGTACGACGATGAAAAGCGACGTGAGCTTCCAGGACGAGGAACGAAACTGGCTCGACGACGTCGAGACCAATCAGGTGAGTGAGGTGCACGTCTCGGACGTCTACGACGTCGGCGGGACACCAGTCGTCGGGTTCGTGAGCCCGATCGGCGGCGGGGAGAATCGAATGCTCGTTCTCGAGGTCCGCGTCTCGGACATTGCGAGCGACTTCCAAGGCGGTGACCGCATCGACAGCGGATTCACGATGGTCGTCAACACCGAGGGCACGGTCGCCTTCGACGAGCGCAACGAACGAGTGCTCACCGAATACGGCGACGACGCGGCCATGGAACCGGTCCGACTGGGCGAAGAGCTCCGCGGATCGATGGACTCGTTCGAACAGGAGGCGGGCGTCGTCCAGATGTCCGCCACGCCGTCGGTCATCGACGAACCGTACACGGTCGGCTACGCGCCGATCGAAGGCACGAACTGGGTCGTCGTGACCCACGCGCCGACGTCCGACGTCTACGGCTTCGTCCAGACCGTCCGCGACTTCGGGTATATCGCCACGTTCGCCGGGGTCGCCGCAATCGTCCTCATCGGTGCAGTGCTCGGTCGAAACACCGCGAGGGCGATCGATCGACTCACGGGCAAGACGAAACAGATGGAGGAGGGGAACCTCGAGGTCGATCTCAGTTCCTCCCGTATCGACAGCATCGGACAGTTGTACGACGGCTTCGCCTCGATGCGCGATTCGCTGAAGACTCAGATTCACGAGGCGGAATCCGCTCGCATGGAGGCCGAACAGGCCCGGAAGGAGACCGAACGCATCAATCATAATCTGGAGCAGAAGGCCGCCGAATACTGTGCGGTCATGGGTGACGCCGCCGACGGCGACCTCACCGCCCGCGCGGACGTCGAAAGCGAGAACGAGACGATGCGACAGATCGGCGAGGACTTCAACGAGATGCTCAGCGAGATCGAGCAGACCATCGCCGAGCTCAACCGGTTCGCGACCGACGTCGCGACCGCCTCCGAGCAGGTGACCGCCTCGAGCGAGGAGGTCCGATCCGCCTCCCAACAGGTCACCGAGTCGATTCAGGAGATTTCGGACGGTGCGGACCGACAGAACGAGTCGCTCCAGTCGGTCAACCAGGAGATGAGCGGCCTCTCGACGACGACCGAGGAGATCGCCGCCTCCTCGAACGAGGTGGCCGATATCGCCGAACGGACCGTCGACACGGGACACGAAGGGCAGGAAGCCGCCCAAGCGGCGATCACTGCGATGGACGATATCGAAGGCGAGGCCGGCGACGCCGTCGCCGAGATCCGCCGGCTCGAGGAAGAGGTCCAGCAGATCGACGAGCTGATCAACACGATTTCCGAGATCGCCCGCCAGACCAACATGCTGGCACTGAACGCCAACATCGAGGCCTCCCGATCCGCGGGCGGCAGCGACGACGAAGGGTTCTCCGTCGTCGCGAAGGAGGTCAAGGCGCTCTCCGAGGACGTCGCCGAGGCGGCCGACGAGGCCGAAGACCGGCTCGAGGCGATCCGCGAGCGGACCGAAAAGTCGGCCGCCGAGGTCGAAGGCACGAGTTCCGACATCGAACACGCCAGCGAGCAGGTCGAGGACGCGGTCAACGCACTCGAAGAGATCGCCGAACTCGCACAGGAGACCAACGTGGGCGTTCAGGAGATCTCCGCGGCGACCGAAGAGCAGGCGGCCTCCACGCAGGAGGTCGTCGCGATGGTCGACGACGCGGCGACGATCTCCGAGGAGACGACCTCGGAAGCCGAGAACGTCGCCGCCGCGGCCGAAGAGCAGACGACCGCACTGACCGAGGTCACGAAGTCCGCCTCGAGCCTCTCCGAACAGGCGTCACAGCTCTCCGAAGCGCTCGATCGGTTCGACACCGACATCGACCGCGCGGACGTCGACTTCGAATCGACGTTCGACGTGGACGCGGAACTGGACGCGCCCGCAGCGAACGCCGACGTCGACGTCGACGCGGCCGGCGACGAATCGACCGCGCAGGGCCAGGGGATCACCTTCGATGCCGATGTCGGAGACGAGGAGGGCGACTCCGACGAGGCCCTCACGTTCGACGACGCGGACGAGGACGCCGTCGAACTCGAGGACGGCGCGGATACGGACGACGCCACTACCGAGCGGTCGACGGATACCGCGCTCGAGGGCGAGCCGTCCGAGGCCGAGACACCGTCCGACGGCTCGATCGACCGTGCCGACGACGGACCGGCAACCGGCAGCGATGCCGACGGTGACGACGCGACCGAGGAAATCGGTGCGGAAGAGATCCTCGGAATCGACGAGAGCGGAGCCGACGACGCCGACGGGGTCGACGTGACCGAGTCGGCCGAACCGACCGATCCGCTCGCTGACATCGACACCGACGCGGGCGACACGGACGAAGCGGTCGCCACGCCGCTCGAGCCGGTCGACGACGGCGACGGTGCAGAGAGCGCCGAGACCGAGTCGGACGCCGACGACGACCTCGCGACCGACGAGTCGACCGATGACGATCTCGACGTCGGCGACGACGACGGGGACGAATCCGACAGCGACGACGTGTTCACGTTCGGCGCGACGGACGACGAGTAATCCCGCGACCGCGTTCGACCGGCGAATATCGCTGCGCTCGCCTCGAGTCGAAGCGCGGCGCGGTCGGCCGACGTGTCCGCGGCGCGGCCGGCATATCAGCGGTGTCGTTCGCTACCTTTTTGACTGCCGTCTGGAAAGGAATCGGCATGCTCACCGTGCGGGCACCCGCGACGAGTGCGAACCTCGGGAGTGGCTTCGATGTCTTCGGCGTCGCTCTCGGGACGCCCGCCGACGTCGTCCGAGTCGAACGCGCGCCCGAGACGAGGATTACGGTCACCGGTGCCGGCAGCGAGTACATCCCGGAAGACCCGAAGAAGAACACCGTCGGCGCGGTCGCGGAGGCGCTCGACGCTCCGGCGCGCATCCGGATCGACAAGGGCGTTCGGCCGTCCTCGGGGCTGGGATCGTCGGCCGCGAGCGCGGCCGCCGCCGCCGTCGCGCTGAACGAACTCTACGATCGGGGGCGCTCTCGCGAGGAACTCGTCCCCGTGGCCGCCGAGGGCGAGGCGCTCGTCTCCGGGGAAGCACACGCGGACAACGTTGCGCCCTCCCTGCTCGGCGGCTTCACCGTCGTCACCGACGACGACGTCACGCAGGTGGACGCGTCCGTCCCCGTCGTCGCCTGCCTGCCGGAAATTTCCGTGTCCACGCGCGACGCGCGCGGCGTCGTTCCCGACTCGGCCACCATGGACGACGTCGTCGACACCGTCGGCAACGCCGCGACGCTGACCGTCGGCATGACGCGAGACGATCCCGATCTCGTCGGTCGAGGGATGAACGACGCGATCGTCACACCCGAACGGACCAAGCTGATCCACGGCTACGAACGGGTTCGCGAGGCCGCCCTCGAGGCGGGCGCGACCGGCGTCACCGTCAGCGGTGCCGGCCCGGGAATCCTCGCGGTCTGTCACCGCCGCGACCAGCGGGCGATCGCCTCGGCGATGGTCGACGCCTTCGACGCGGCCGGCGTCGAGAGTCGGGCCTACCAGACCGCCGTCGGGCAGGGTGCGACGCTGTACCGAGACGACTCGTAGCCGCGGATGGGAACGAGAACCGACGGCGCCCTCGCACTGATCGCGCTCGCCGCGTTCCTGGGTCTCGTCGTCCTCGCCGATGTGTCGCTCTCACTGCGTTTCCTGCTCGTCGGCGGTATCGCGACGATCACCTTCGAACTGCTCGCCGCTCGAGACCCGTCGCTCGTTCGGTACTACTGGGAACGACGGCCCGTCCAACTCGCGTCGCTCGCGCTGGCGATCGGCGGAGCCGCCGTCGGCGCTCGAACCGCGCCGGTCCCGGTACTGTCGCTGTGCTGTGGTGCGACGATAACCTATCTGGTCTTTCTCGCGCTCCTCCGAACGGGTATTATTCCGCCGCTCGAGACGTGGTGGGAGTCGGACGCGTAACGGTGGCGGCTCACTTCGAGCGCGCGGCCGTCTTCCAGCGGCGCCCGTAGATCCGCGGGAGAGCGTCGACTTTCGCGTGTCGAACGGTGGCCGGGACGGTCGACACTCTCGTGGAAACGCTGTCCGGGAGCGGACCGTACGGCACCGACGAGACGGCAGTCGGATTTTTCGAGACCGGTTTCCGACCGGCGTAGCCGGGACCGCGCCCGGTCGACTCGTACAGTTTCTCGAACGTGGAATGGGCCTCGACGACGCCCTTTCGTGCAGTTCGAGCGGCCTCCTTCGCTTCTTGCTGAAGCGCCGCGTTCGTCGCCTCCGGCGTCACGTCGTCGACGAACCGGCGGATCTCGGCTGCCGCCTCGGAGTCGCCGGACGTTTCGAACGCGTCGGGGCTGACGACGTCCTCGAGTTCCGTCCGGAGCTGTCGCAGCTCTCGCAGGAAATCGGCGATATCGACGGTGTTCCAGAGTTCTCGCAGCTCGATGACGTCCCCGATCGTACTGAGATCCACTGCCAGGTCCGGATCCCGATCGCGCATCGCGTTCGGGAGTTCGTCTAGCCGGACGAGACCCGGTAGCTCCGACACGTCGACGGCGGCCGGCAACCGCTCGAGATCCGTCGTCTCGAGGAGGTCCTCGACTTCCGCGACGACGTCCAGGAGTTCCGTTATCACCGCCCGCCTCTCGTCCGATCCGTCGGCTGCGGCTTCGCGGAGCAACCGCTCGGTTCCATCCGTGATTCGGGCGACGAACTGCTCGGCACTGGTCGGAGACGTGTCCCGGCTCATGGAGCCAGTACGTCGTATACGGAGAAAATGAGCGTGCTTGCCTGTCAGTCGCAGTTCCGGAGCGTCAGCGAACGGAAACGGGTCCTGCGTCAGTCAGACGCCCCGGCCCTGCATCTTCTCTTCCTCGGGGAGGTCGGCGTTCGCGTCGCCTTTCATGCTCTTACCGAGGTTCTTCGAGATCTCCGCGAGCGTCTCGGGGTCGTCCCAGTTGTTCGTCGCCTCGACGATCGCTTCGGCCATCTCGGGCGGGTTCTCCGCGCCGAAGATGCCGCTGCCGACGAAGATGCCGTCGCACTCGTGGTGCATCATGAGCGCGGCGTCGGCGGGCGTCGCGATGCCGCCCGCGGCGAAGTTGACGACGGGAAGTCGTCCCATCTCGGCGGTCTCGTGGACCAGTTCCGCGGGCGCTTCGATCTCGCGGGCGAACGCTTCCCGTTCCTCGTGGCTCATCCCCTCGAGTTTCCGGATCGCGCCCTTGATCGTGCGCTGGTGGTGGACGGCCTGATTCACGTCGCCGGTGCCGGCCTCGCCCTTCGTTCGGATCATCGCCGCACCCTCGTCGATCCGGCGCAGCGCCTCGCCGAGGTCGCGCGCGCCACAGACGAACGGCGCGGTGAAGTCGCGCTTGTCGA containing:
- a CDS encoding DUF7124 domain-containing protein — encoded protein: MNGDSDMTLAFELEALKELASPERVFEDARGWTEYIGVVSEKPTYVVTNFTRKNRIRQDFFSGPRGKAESLEGVKDQFDTDRYVYVGANDEDEQLADEVGWEYLDVHDAAEAADWVPATHADDEDDEAEQVRDDWP
- a CDS encoding NAD(P)/FAD-dependent oxidoreductase, with product MTQYVIIGDGISGSSAAETLREEDPDAKITVITDEGEPLYNRILIKEHAKGKLPEAPISIHDEDWYAERDIELSLNTHVTSVDTDANVVYTHDSGDIPYDKLLVATGGTPTQLPVENSDADGIHHFWTFEDARGIREHAENADKGVIVGAGLLGIDFAAVCGAQGIEADYLMRGDRWWRYALSADGAEIMHEGMREVGVEPVFDSGVDRFETDDDGRVTAAVDPNGDRYECDFVGAAIGLNFNTEFLRGSGIERDNGIIVDEYMQTNVDDVYAAGDLTRFHDVLLGEQGQNGSWGSAKEQGRVAAVNMAADAEEEGFQWVSSYSITHFDFPFLSFGHPTLGDEHAERRYSDTEWRRVAFKDGRIVGGVLIGDLSPQSKFKQLMREQRVVADQADVLLEQSVDLDELAAPQEQ
- a CDS encoding DUF6149 family protein, giving the protein MKLRQNAKHFAYRKSLETPGIRSVAKSGLVRLHTKIFTGKADPAHAEERKDHLDALFDATMDAYLRALQEGYSEAEAREITHIQANFDFYNHGWTEMMEFPADELEAHYDRYGEFFGRWDVTIDEPLGQFEPPEGLPEAPSTPERLEDPEHPHAEGGFADDVYVETDDGELVVGGRDSANADS
- a CDS encoding MFS transporter; translated protein: MGLNANDRSIAGFTMAGHALVHWFETSIPIFLVVWLTEFDVGVSLFGIVVALGYAPFGLGALPGGILADRYGTKRLVVGCLVGMSLSFLVLSLATSIYTIALGLILWGVAASVYHPAGLALISTGVEERGTVFAWHGIAGNAGIALGPFVAATLLIFLEWSLVAALLAVPGVLAVLYGLSAEFDPTAAVAADADAGPDEALSASGLLGDSRTLFASAFAVVFILVTFEGLYYRGTLTYLPEILHGLPATDGLALPASLEGIEPADYIYVGLLVVGMAGQYAGGKLTGRVSPARGLGAIFAVLAVLALAFVPVTATGAGLAPLVALCAALGFFLFAIQPFYQNAVAIYTPPDVRGLSYGYTYLAEFGIGSVSIALGGFVLGELSRTAFFAMIAGFAAVGGLLAGALLVGGDRFTGTDDALEANADD
- a CDS encoding substrate-binding protein; this translates as MPQRNVPSSQNTVPSRRTLLKAGVGIGGVGLAGCLDRFNSETASEIESEYPALGTYPVTGDIVKFGFNVPRSGAYSSEGEDELRAYKLAVKHLNEGGGWVDGFDDLSGDGLLGKEVGYAIGNTETNESAAAKSARRLINQEEVIMFSGGSSSATAISQQQVAQEEKVLYMCALTHSNDTTGKDCVRYGFREVFNAYMSGQALAPIVTDDYGSDLSFYQLYADYSWGQTQQASMKSAFEDEGWSQIDSVPTPLGTKDYSSYLEDALDSGADVIFLNHYGLDGANSLTQAVEMGIDEEAELVVPLYNRPMAQAAGSAIDGVYGTVAWDAQIESDLSNSFTEAFQTEYNGRLPSGTAHLAYAQTLQYAAAAERAGTFYPPHVIRELEDHEYDIGMGQETMRACDHQAQRPVPVVEGLPESEQREGVFYEIEELVSSDQVSYDCDSGPAAECSLGNYGDE
- a CDS encoding methyl-accepting chemotaxis protein; its protein translation is MFRPIRKLVPNFIRKRYALKFAIALLAIGLIVGGIGTFATGEITAQTENSVNSEYESLASSEAKTISRWQERNEMATRSTSTSEVLRSDDSSEVTLFLQNKQSELFGDVHATHVIDHDTENKRVVGSTTMKSDVSFQDEERNWLDDVETNQVSEVHVSDVYDVGGTPVVGFVSPIGGGENRMLVLEVRVSDIASDFQGGDRIDSGFTMVVNTEGTVAFDERNERVLTEYGDDAAMEPVRLGEELRGSMDSFEQEAGVVQMSATPSVIDEPYTVGYAPIEGTNWVVVTHAPTSDVYGFVQTVRDFGYIATFAGVAAIVLIGAVLGRNTARAIDRLTGKTKQMEEGNLEVDLSSSRIDSIGQLYDGFASMRDSLKTQIHEAESARMEAEQARKETERINHNLEQKAAEYCAVMGDAADGDLTARADVESENETMRQIGEDFNEMLSEIEQTIAELNRFATDVATASEQVTASSEEVRSASQQVTESIQEISDGADRQNESLQSVNQEMSGLSTTTEEIAASSNEVADIAERTVDTGHEGQEAAQAAITAMDDIEGEAGDAVAEIRRLEEEVQQIDELINTISEIARQTNMLALNANIEASRSAGGSDDEGFSVVAKEVKALSEDVAEAADEAEDRLEAIRERTEKSAAEVEGTSSDIEHASEQVEDAVNALEEIAELAQETNVGVQEISAATEEQAASTQEVVAMVDDAATISEETTSEAENVAAAAEEQTTALTEVTKSASSLSEQASQLSEALDRFDTDIDRADVDFESTFDVDAELDAPAANADVDVDAAGDESTAQGQGITFDADVGDEEGDSDEALTFDDADEDAVELEDGADTDDATTERSTDTALEGEPSEAETPSDGSIDRADDGPATGSDADGDDATEEIGAEEILGIDESGADDADGVDVTESAEPTDPLADIDTDAGDTDEAVATPLEPVDDGDGAESAETESDADDDLATDESTDDDLDVGDDDGDESDSDDVFTFGATDDE
- a CDS encoding homoserine kinase translates to MLTVRAPATSANLGSGFDVFGVALGTPADVVRVERAPETRITVTGAGSEYIPEDPKKNTVGAVAEALDAPARIRIDKGVRPSSGLGSSAASAAAAAVALNELYDRGRSREELVPVAAEGEALVSGEAHADNVAPSLLGGFTVVTDDDVTQVDASVPVVACLPEISVSTRDARGVVPDSATMDDVVDTVGNAATLTVGMTRDDPDLVGRGMNDAIVTPERTKLIHGYERVREAALEAGATGVTVSGAGPGILAVCHRRDQRAIASAMVDAFDAAGVESRAYQTAVGQGATLYRDDS
- the pdxS gene encoding pyridoxal 5'-phosphate synthase lyase subunit PdxS yields the protein MTDNTDLEELRRGTDLVKRGFARMQKGGVIMDVVDPEQARIAEEAGAVAVMALEAVPADIRKRGGVARMADPADVAEIVESVSIPVMGKSRIGHTKEAQILEAVGVDMIDESEVLTPADDAYHIDKRDFTAPFVCGARDLGEALRRIDEGAAMIRTKGEAGTGDVNQAVHHQRTIKGAIRKLEGMSHEEREAFAREIEAPAELVHETAEMGRLPVVNFAAGGIATPADAALMMHHECDGIFVGSGIFGAENPPEMAEAIVEATNNWDDPETLAEISKNLGKSMKGDANADLPEEEKMQGRGV